The genomic window CAGTGCCCCCGATGGGAACGAAGTTCGGGTCGAGACTATACTGAACGGTGTAACCGGTATTGTTGGTGGCCACGTCTGTCCAGTTCAGCGTGATCCTAGCGTTGGTATTGTTTCGTATCGCAGCTGTAACAGTTACGTTCGTCGGCGCAGCCGGAAGGCTGGGTACGACCACCGTTGCTGTGTTGGTATAAGCCGATGAGATAGCACCGGCTACAGCCATAACACGATAGGCGTAGGTATTGCCAGCTGCTACAGTCGTGTCGACATAGGTAACACCGCCTGTGCCGTTCCGCGGACCTCGCGCTGCAATCTGGCTGAATGCCCCCCCGTTAACAGATCGCTCCATGATGAAGCCCGTTTCGATGGTGGAGTTATCTCTAAAGGTCAAACTTACCTGTGTGACTGCATTAAGTGTAGCAACCAGGTTGGTCGGGGCTAGAAGGATCACAGATACGCTGGCTGTGTTGGAATAAGCCGATGACAAAGCACCGGCTACAGCCTTAACACGGTAAGCGTAGGTATTGCCAACTGCTACAGTCGTGTCGAGATAGGTAACATTGCCTGTGCCAGCGTTTGCAGCCAGCGCAACGAGTTGAACAAATGCCCCCCCGTTAACAGATCGCTCCATGATGAAGACCGTTTCGATGTTGGAGTTATCTCTGAAGGTCAAGCTTACCTGCGAGCCTGCATTAAGTGTAGCAACCAGGTTGCTCGGCGCCACCGGTAGTCGAAGTACCACAGTCACCGTGTTCGAGTAAGCCGATGAAAGGGTTCCGTTCTTGGCATAAACACGGTAGGCATAGCTATTACCTGCGACCACGGTTGTGTCGAGATACGTGACGTTGCCGGTGCCTGTAAGTGGCCCTGGCGCTGCCAGTTGGGCAAATGCCCCACCGTTCACGGAGCGTTCGATCACGAAGCCCGTCTCGTTGGTGGCATTATCCATCCAAGTGAGTTGGATCTGCGGTCCTGCCTGAAGAACGGCAGCCAGATTTGTCGGCGCCGCCGGCGGTGTGGGGACGGGCGTCAGGATCGACGAAGTGTTAGACCAGGCGGAGTAGCTGATTGTGTTCTCAGCGCGGAGCCTGTAGTAGTAAGTGATTCCCAGTTCTACGGTGGTGTCCACAAACGCCGTCGCAGCCGGATCGGCCACGCTGAACTCCGCTACTCCCAGAGTGAAGTCAGCGTCAGTTGCTCGCTGGATCAGCAGGTTAGTAGCTGCGGGAACCGTGGAGTTGTTCGTCCACGCCAAGTCCACCGAGCCACCCCAGACGGCTGTCAGACTCGACGGGACGGCAGGCGAGACCAGGAAGTCAATCGGCCGCATCATCTCCATTTCCTCGTGGCTGAGGACGTGGCAGTGAAGCATGTACTCCCAGCCGTAGTTGTAGGGCGCGTTGCTGATGATCACCGGGCCATTCCCTGTGACAGGGTCCCAACTCTGCCAAGTCGCGCCCACCGGCATCGTTGGATCAAGTAAACGGACACTATCAGGAATCTTGAAGGGGATGTCAGGAGCATACGGTCGCATCGCAACTATCGTGTCTTCAAGCGGGCTGACTCTGATAGTTTCCTTCCAGCCAAGCTCGTTGGCGTCCGGCAGTCTGATCGCGCCGTCCCATCCGACACGGTTGACCAATTGAACGTTAAATAGGTGGAAGTGGATGGGATGGGTGTCCACGCCGTTGTGCGTGAATTTCCATATCTGGGTACCATCACCAAGAACGGGTGTTAACAGAGTCGCCGTCGTGTTGTTCACGAGAATCTCAGTGGACGGGTCCATGTAGGCCAACGGGCTGAAGGCCTGTGTCAGAGCATTGGTCCCAGGGACTTCGGTGCCCAGCTTGCCACTCATCCGTCCCCACTGGTCGTATACCCCACCCATCTCGTCATGGAGGGCTTTCCGGGCCATTGGGATTGAGAGCCGCGTGCCGTCGAGAGTCTCGAAGGGCAGTGAGGTGGTGGATATCCCGGAGTAGCCCCACCATGGCGAAGCTGCCGGAAAGAGTTTGTCGGGGTTTTTCCCGATCGGCCTTGTATAGGCCGAATCGTAGGCCGACTGCCCTACGAGTATCGGATCCTGTGCCCGCTCAAACACACCAGGATGCCCCGTCGCCGAGGCCCACTCGGTCTCAAGCGCGGTCTGACCGAGCCATGGGTCGACCACAGCGTCGGCGCGGACAATGATCTGCATGACCGTGCGCACGTTGGGACCGAAGCCCGGCAGAGTCGGCCAATGGCTGCCTGTATCGCGCATGTCGGGCATGCCGGTGTAGTAATCCTGGCGAGGGTCGAGCGCAGGGAACGCCACTGGAGCGTCGTTGTAGAGAATCAGGGTCTTGCCGGCATAGCCGGAGAAGTCAACAATGACGTCAGCGCGTTCCGCACACCCCAGGAGGAGTGAATGATCGATGACGTTGCCCATGTTGAATGTCGTCTGGTCCCAGTTCCAGGTAATCGGCCGGGCGGGAATCACCGCAGGCGCGGGAAGGAAGCCTCCCTCGGTGCCGATCTGGATCCAGTCGGGACCTTTCAGAGCAGGATCAGGCACGCCGCCTTCTCTTCCGTCCATCGGCCAGTCGACAGGTAAGCTCCCGTCATTGCATGCCGGCACCATTTTGACCTCGGTCAACGGCGACGATCGCTGAGGGTCCGGAACCGATACAGCCGGGTCGGCAACGTAGAACTGCAAGTTGAAGAATCTGTCGTTCGCCGCGTTTAGGATTCGGAAGCGGTAGGCCTTCGGATCCACAGTGAGCGTGGGATAGGCCGTTCCGTTGACGAGCGGGGTGTCGTTATAATGCTCCATCCCTACGGATGGGTCAGGCACGCCAGGCATGTACTTCGGCTCCCAAGGGCGCGTCGCAGGGCCGTCACTAAGGTACGGCACTCCGTTGGGATCGATATCGCCCGCGAACCAGGAATCGTAGTATGG from bacterium includes these protein-coding regions:
- a CDS encoding multicopper oxidase domain-containing protein, translated to MGAGVGPDGVSPYKQNRATLHLHGGATPWISDGTPHQWTTPAGESTVYPKGVSVTNVPDMPDPGPGGMTFYWTNQQSSRLMFFHDHVYGITRLNVYVGEAAGYVIQDPVEDALVAGNYIPAEQIPLIIQDKTFVDAATIGDTDPTWRWGTGADGDGNGYPDFKTGDLWVPHVYMPAQNPADLSGMAPMGRWHYGPWFWPPVTDIQHGPVPNPYYDSWFAGDIDPNGVPYLSDGPATRPWEPKYMPGVPDPSVGMEHYNDTPLVNGTAYPTLTVDPKAYRFRILNAANDRFFNLQFYVADPAVSVPDPQRSSPLTEVKMVPACNDGSLPVDWPMDGREGGVPDPALKGPDWIQIGTEGGFLPAPAVIPARPITWNWDQTTFNMGNVIDHSLLLGCAERADVIVDFSGYAGKTLILYNDAPVAFPALDPRQDYYTGMPDMRDTGSHWPTLPGFGPNVRTVMQIIVRADAVVDPWLGQTALETEWASATGHPGVFERAQDPILVGQSAYDSAYTRPIGKNPDKLFPAASPWWGYSGISTTSLPFETLDGTRLSIPMARKALHDEMGGVYDQWGRMSGKLGTEVPGTNALTQAFSPLAYMDPSTEILVNNTTATLLTPVLGDGTQIWKFTHNGVDTHPIHFHLFNVQLVNRVGWDGAIRLPDANELGWKETIRVSPLEDTIVAMRPYAPDIPFKIPDSVRLLDPTMPVGATWQSWDPVTGNGPVIISNAPYNYGWEYMLHCHVLSHEEMEMMRPIDFLVSPAVPSSLTAVWGGSVDLAWTNNSTVPAATNLLIQRATDADFTLGVAEFSVADPAATAFVDTTVELGITYYYRLRAENTISYSAWSNTSSILTPVPTPPAAPTNLAAVLQAGPQIQLTWMDNATNETGFVIERSVNGGAFAQLAAPGPLTGTGNVTYLDTTVVAGNSYAYRVYAKNGTLSSAYSNTVTVVLRLPVAPSNLVATLNAGSQVSLTFRDNSNIETVFIMERSVNGGAFVQLVALAANAGTGNVTYLDTTVAVGNTYAYRVKAVAGALSSAYSNTASVSVILLAPTNLVATLNAVTQVSLTFRDNSTIETGFIMERSVNGGAFSQIAARGPRNGTGGVTYVDTTVAAGNTYAYRVMAVAGAISSAYTNTATVVVPSLPAAPTNVTVTAAIRNNTNARITLNWTDVATNNTGYTVQYSLDPNFVPIGGTATLGANAITYRTGNVARGTTFYLRVRAFNLGGTSAWVTISITTP